Proteins from a genomic interval of Niabella soli DSM 19437:
- a CDS encoding anthranilate synthase component I family protein translates to MKKIKIITEVQTMLADVFTPVGIYLRLRDRFRDTIMLESADNNATNNSWSFIGVNAIAGIEMISGDTIDCKLPGQTAEKIQLSGSRKIAEVLAGFMDHFEVEPHEQKEARYAQGVYGYTTYDAIQFFETIPGSRFKNSAADIPLLRYRLYQYIIAINHFKDQLFLLENKIATIKSEKEALLSILKGRDVPVYPFKAIGAEASNMTDEEHRAMVRKGIAHCHRGDVFQIVLSRRFTQQFSGDEFNVYRALRSINPSPYLFFFDYGDYKLMGSSPESQLIIHRGKATIHPIAGTIKRTGDDTTDAEQTRILEADPKENAEHVMLVDLARNDLSRGCSDVHVSHFKEAHYYSHVIHLVSEVNGTVQAHTNPFDLFAKTFPAGTLSGAPKIKAMELISLFEPTARSFYGGAIGFMGFDGSCNQAIMIRSFLSRNNTLTRQAGGGIVAASNPEGELQEVINKLGALKKAIVEAENI, encoded by the coding sequence ATGAAAAAAATAAAAATTATAACTGAAGTGCAAACAATGCTGGCGGATGTTTTTACGCCCGTGGGCATTTACCTGCGCCTGCGCGACCGTTTTCGCGACACCATCATGCTGGAAAGCGCCGATAATAATGCCACTAACAATAGCTGGTCTTTTATTGGCGTTAATGCTATCGCCGGCATTGAAATGATTTCCGGTGATACGATCGATTGTAAATTGCCGGGCCAGACCGCTGAAAAAATACAGCTTTCCGGATCCCGGAAAATAGCGGAGGTGCTGGCAGGTTTTATGGATCATTTTGAAGTGGAGCCCCACGAACAAAAGGAAGCGCGTTATGCCCAGGGGGTATATGGGTACACCACTTATGACGCCATCCAGTTTTTTGAGACCATCCCCGGCAGCCGTTTTAAAAACAGCGCGGCAGATATTCCTTTATTACGCTATCGGTTGTATCAGTATATCATTGCCATTAATCATTTTAAAGACCAGTTGTTTTTGCTTGAAAATAAAATAGCAACTATTAAAAGCGAAAAAGAAGCGCTGCTGTCGATTTTGAAAGGAAGAGATGTTCCGGTCTATCCGTTTAAAGCTATAGGAGCGGAGGCGTCAAATATGACCGACGAAGAGCATCGCGCTATGGTGCGTAAAGGAATTGCGCATTGCCACCGCGGCGATGTATTCCAGATCGTATTGAGCCGTCGGTTTACCCAGCAATTCAGCGGGGATGAATTCAATGTGTACCGGGCCCTCCGCAGCATCAACCCGTCACCATATCTTTTCTTTTTTGATTATGGCGATTATAAATTAATGGGCTCTTCACCAGAATCGCAATTGATCATCCACCGGGGGAAAGCCACCATACATCCGATAGCCGGCACTATTAAACGCACGGGCGATGATACAACAGATGCCGAGCAGACCCGCATCCTGGAAGCGGATCCGAAGGAAAATGCAGAACATGTAATGCTGGTAGACCTTGCCCGCAACGATCTCAGCCGTGGCTGCAGCGATGTGCACGTAAGCCATTTTAAAGAAGCGCATTACTATTCGCATGTCATCCATTTGGTAAGCGAAGTAAACGGAACCGTTCAGGCGCATACCAATCCTTTTGATCTGTTTGCAAAAACATTTCCGGCGGGCACTTTAAGCGGCGCCCCCAAAATAAAAGCCATGGAGCTGATCAGTTTATTTGAGCCCACCGCACGCAGTTTTTATGGTGGCGCCATCGGCTTTATGGGCTTCGATGGCAGTTGCAACCAGGCGATCATGATCCGCAGCTTTTTAAGTCGTAATAATACTTTAACCCGCCAGGCTGGCGGCGGTATCGTAGCTGCCAGTAATCCCGAAGGCGAGTTGCAGGAAGTGATCAATAAACTCGGCGCTTTAAAAAAGGCCATCGTGGAAGCCGAAAATATTTAA
- a CDS encoding anthranilate synthase component II: protein MKLLVFDNYDSFTYNLVHMVEKILHQKVEVHRNDQIPLEAIKQYDKIILSPGPGIPSESGLLLPLIKEYAASKSVLGVCLGQQAIGEVFGGSLYNLPHVYHGIATNCKIIKRSGNLFDGIPDGFEIGRYHSWVVAPENFPADLEITAVDDNDMIMALRHKQYDVQGVQFHPESVLTPLGETIIRNWLKQ from the coding sequence ATGAAATTACTCGTTTTTGATAATTACGATTCCTTTACCTACAACCTGGTGCATATGGTGGAAAAGATCCTGCATCAGAAAGTAGAAGTGCACCGTAATGACCAGATCCCTTTGGAAGCTATAAAACAATATGATAAAATAATTTTATCGCCGGGCCCCGGCATCCCCTCGGAATCGGGATTGTTATTACCGCTGATCAAAGAGTATGCAGCTTCCAAATCCGTACTGGGCGTGTGTTTGGGCCAGCAAGCTATTGGCGAAGTGTTTGGCGGGTCGCTGTATAACCTGCCCCATGTCTATCATGGAATTGCCACCAATTGTAAAATCATAAAACGTTCCGGGAACCTTTTTGACGGCATTCCGGACGGGTTTGAGATCGGGCGTTATCATTCATGGGTGGTGGCTCCCGAAAATTTTCCGGCCGACCTGGAAATTACAGCGGTGGATGATAATGATATGATCATGGCACTACGGCATAAACAATATGATGTGCAGGGGGTGCAGTTTCATCCGGAAAGCGTGTTAACCCCACTGGGGGAAACGATCATACGGAATTGGCTGAAGCAGTGA
- a CDS encoding GIY-YIG nuclease family protein — protein MPYTFYILYSSTLDKFYIGFTSGLLGQRLQKHLTNHSGFTARAKDWKCVFSEIYESKEEAQKREKEIKRWKSAKSMTFYTFTRCPFKAKYTT, from the coding sequence ATGCCTTACACCTTTTATATCCTTTATTCCTCTACACTCGATAAATTCTATATCGGTTTCACTTCAGGGCTTTTAGGGCAGCGCCTGCAAAAGCATTTGACCAACCATTCGGGATTTACTGCCAGAGCAAAGGACTGGAAATGTGTTTTCTCGGAAATCTATGAATCTAAAGAAGAAGCCCAGAAAAGAGAAAAAGAAATTAAACGATGGAAAAGCGCAAAATCTATGACATTCTATACTTTTACCCGGTGCCCCTTCAAAGCAAAATACACAACATAA
- a CDS encoding beta-N-acetylhexosaminidase, giving the protein MKLFASFFLFIPFFIQAQTVNLIPKPAFVKQENGTFVLNAETKIIVRDNRLFKTAKLFNEYLAQYYGFKIAVVARGEKNTQRDIVLQMKETGKSKVPGGYALHLTSKQVSITGNDPEGVFYGVQSLIQLLPFEKSGKLALPCVKVMDTPRFAYRGLNIDVSRHFFDVAFIKKYIDLMALYKMNVFHWHLTDDQGWRIEIKKYPLLTQTGSLRNGTIKGHYPGTGNDNQTYGGYYTQEQIKEVVAYAAARYITVIPEIEMPGHSSAAIAAYPSLSCFPNRTTAIPLNMVALKTVQQAQDAGRKKFVQETWGVFDDVYCAGKDSTFIFLQNVLDEVLSLFPSKYIHIGGDECPKTDWKQCPLCQKRMKENHLKDEHALQSYFIQRIEKYLNSKGRQIIGWDEILEGGLAPNATVMSWRGEQGGIEAARQHHNVVMTPSSYCYLNRSGLRNDDSLTAGNYLPIDRVYNYNPVSDSLTNEESKYIIGGQASLWTEYIANPAKVEYMILPRLSAMSEVLWTDMKHKNWDDFKKRMLQEQKRYEWLGLNYNHKITEALLR; this is encoded by the coding sequence TTGAAACTGTTTGCATCTTTTTTTCTTTTTATCCCGTTTTTTATTCAGGCACAAACGGTTAACCTCATTCCTAAGCCGGCTTTTGTAAAACAGGAAAATGGAACGTTTGTACTTAATGCAGAAACGAAAATTATTGTGAGGGATAACAGGCTTTTTAAAACTGCCAAATTATTCAACGAATACTTAGCGCAGTATTATGGGTTTAAAATTGCTGTAGTTGCCAGGGGAGAAAAAAATACGCAACGGGATATTGTTTTGCAAATGAAAGAAACAGGCAAAAGCAAAGTGCCGGGGGGATATGCGCTTCATCTGACCAGTAAGCAAGTCTCGATCACCGGTAATGATCCCGAAGGGGTGTTTTATGGCGTTCAATCACTTATTCAACTGCTTCCTTTTGAAAAATCCGGAAAGCTGGCATTGCCTTGCGTCAAGGTGATGGATACGCCTCGGTTTGCTTATCGTGGATTAAATATCGATGTTTCGCGCCATTTCTTCGATGTGGCTTTTATAAAAAAATACATTGATCTGATGGCCTTGTACAAAATGAACGTATTTCACTGGCACCTGACCGATGATCAGGGCTGGCGAATTGAAATAAAGAAATATCCTTTGCTTACCCAAACCGGATCCCTAAGGAATGGTACCATTAAAGGGCATTATCCCGGAACGGGCAATGACAACCAGACCTACGGGGGGTACTATACACAGGAGCAAATAAAAGAAGTGGTTGCCTATGCTGCGGCCCGGTATATTACCGTAATACCCGAAATAGAAATGCCGGGGCATAGCAGTGCTGCCATAGCGGCGTATCCTTCATTGAGTTGTTTTCCAAACCGGACAACAGCGATCCCGCTCAATATGGTTGCGCTAAAGACGGTGCAGCAGGCACAGGATGCCGGGCGCAAGAAATTTGTACAGGAAACATGGGGTGTTTTTGATGATGTTTATTGCGCAGGCAAGGATTCGACGTTTATTTTTCTTCAGAATGTATTGGATGAGGTGCTCTCTCTTTTCCCCTCAAAATACATTCATATCGGAGGAGACGAATGCCCTAAAACCGACTGGAAGCAATGCCCGCTGTGCCAGAAAAGAATGAAAGAAAACCATTTGAAAGACGAGCATGCGCTGCAGAGTTATTTTATTCAGCGAATAGAAAAATACCTGAACAGCAAGGGCCGCCAGATTATTGGATGGGACGAGATTTTGGAAGGAGGGCTGGCACCCAATGCAACGGTGATGAGCTGGCGGGGTGAGCAGGGTGGGATAGAAGCTGCAAGACAACATCATAATGTTGTTATGACGCCTTCCAGCTATTGTTATCTGAACAGGTCCGGATTGAGAAATGACGACTCCTTAACCGCTGGCAATTACCTGCCCATTGATAGAGTATATAATTACAACCCGGTTTCGGATTCTTTGACAAATGAGGAGTCAAAATATATTATTGGCGGGCAGGCAAGTTTATGGACGGAATATATTGCGAATCCTGCTAAGGTAGAATACATGATACTTCCCCGTTTAAGCGCGATGAGTGAAGTGCTATGGACGGATATGAAGCATAAGAATTGGGATGATTTTAAGAAAAGGATGTTGCAGGAACAAAAACGGTATGAATGGCTGGGATTAAACTACAATCATAAGATCACGGAAGCGCTGTTGCGCTAA
- the fucP gene encoding L-fucose:H+ symporter permease has product MANKSKSASQYMVPLLIVMGLMFFWNLSRNINDILIPHLKRACQLTDFQSSLVQSAFFGAYFLLAIPAGQYIHKKGYRAGMIMGLLIASVGAALFYPAAETRHYPVFLAGLFVMAAGFTFLEVTATPYISKLGNPDEASSRLSLSAAIGSAGATLAPYIGSLLLLHKQDISETTIRSYSPVQLKVFLTSEANLVKLPYLSLAALFLIVAVVLRFIKLPAIKDEAAHQYSFKKIFSYPHTLLGVVGVFCYLGAEVGIVSFLIRYSKSFHLAGLTEQKAALFISLFMALVLAGRLLGAYILKRIAPPKMLVVSAGGALLLVICAIAVNGYPSLFLLAFVGLFTSIMYPVIFILSIKGLGNYTKTASSLLIMGIVGGALIPPLMGLISDNVGIRWAFLFPALCYVYVVYFALKGHRVKV; this is encoded by the coding sequence ATGGCGAATAAGAGTAAAAGCGCATCCCAATACATGGTACCCTTGCTTATAGTAATGGGGCTGATGTTTTTCTGGAACCTGAGCCGGAACATCAATGATATCTTAATCCCGCATTTAAAACGGGCCTGCCAGTTAACAGACTTCCAGTCTTCTTTGGTACAATCAGCTTTTTTTGGAGCCTATTTTTTATTGGCTATACCGGCCGGTCAGTATATTCATAAAAAAGGGTACCGGGCCGGAATGATTATGGGCTTGCTGATAGCTAGTGTTGGAGCTGCATTGTTTTATCCTGCTGCGGAAACCAGGCATTACCCCGTTTTCCTTGCTGGTTTATTTGTTATGGCCGCGGGTTTTACTTTTCTGGAAGTGACAGCAACACCTTATATCTCCAAATTAGGCAATCCGGATGAGGCTTCCAGCAGGCTGAGCCTGTCCGCAGCCATCGGCTCTGCAGGGGCAACCCTTGCACCTTATATAGGATCGCTTTTGTTATTGCATAAACAGGATATTTCTGAAACAACAATACGGAGCTATTCCCCGGTACAGCTAAAGGTGTTTTTAACATCGGAGGCCAATCTCGTTAAACTGCCCTATCTTTCACTGGCGGCTTTATTTTTAATAGTAGCCGTTGTGTTGCGGTTTATTAAATTGCCGGCAATTAAGGATGAAGCCGCTCATCAATATTCATTTAAAAAAATATTTAGTTACCCGCACACGCTCTTGGGCGTAGTAGGCGTCTTTTGCTATCTTGGTGCTGAAGTAGGAATCGTCAGCTTTTTAATCCGGTATTCCAAATCGTTTCATCTTGCGGGATTGACAGAGCAGAAAGCTGCCTTATTTATTTCGCTGTTTATGGCTTTGGTATTAGCAGGCAGGCTGCTGGGCGCTTATATTTTAAAGAGAATAGCGCCGCCAAAAATGCTCGTTGTTTCAGCAGGTGGAGCTTTGTTGCTTGTGATTTGCGCTATTGCAGTAAACGGATATCCCTCTTTGTTTTTACTGGCGTTTGTGGGGCTCTTTACTTCTATTATGTACCCGGTTATTTTTATCTTAAGTATTAAGGGTTTGGGAAATTATACCAAAACAGCTTCATCGCTGCTTATTATGGGCATCGTAGGAGGCGCACTAATACCGCCACTGATGGGTCTGATTTCTGATAATGTAGGTATCAGGTGGGCTTTTCTTTTTCCTGCGTTGTGTTATGTTTATGTTGTGTATTTTGCTTTGAAGGGGCACCGGGTAAAAGTATAG
- a CDS encoding enolase C-terminal domain-like protein, translating to MIKRVAVKDRRFVLQNGAGSDAVHRDPVYSYAVTELIDDSGVKGSGFAFTLGAGNDLVCKAAAFYAEQLKGLDIEEVMADFGSWFYRFSNEQQFRWLGPHKGVVHLALASVTNACYDLWARKRGVPLWKLLTDLSPGQLVNTLDLSYMEDELTKEEALAIIGDEQKTMEDRLPVLSKGYPGYDTSIGWFNYTDDKVKENCKKAVDNGFTAMKLKVGSSNPERDVRRAHIVREVAGCNVKVMLDANQKWNLPEALKICNALKDMEPYWIEEPTHPDDLYAHKTLADAIRPVKLALGEHVPNRVLFKNFLQAKCAGFMQVDAVRVGGVSEFITVSLLCKKYGIPVVPHVGDMGQLHQHLVLFNHIKLGHEALFLEHIPHLKQYFVEPVQIEKGVYITPQEPGSSCDLIE from the coding sequence ATGATTAAAAGGGTAGCGGTAAAGGACAGGAGATTTGTATTGCAAAATGGCGCGGGCAGCGATGCGGTGCACCGGGATCCTGTTTACTCGTATGCTGTTACAGAACTTATTGACGACAGTGGGGTCAAAGGCTCGGGTTTTGCCTTTACTTTAGGGGCCGGCAATGACCTGGTTTGCAAAGCCGCGGCTTTTTATGCCGAACAACTAAAAGGCCTGGATATTGAAGAAGTAATGGCTGATTTTGGCAGTTGGTTTTACCGGTTTTCCAATGAGCAGCAGTTCCGGTGGCTGGGCCCTCACAAAGGCGTGGTGCATTTAGCCCTGGCATCGGTAACCAATGCCTGCTATGATTTGTGGGCACGGAAGAGAGGGGTGCCGCTTTGGAAATTATTAACAGACTTAAGCCCCGGGCAACTTGTAAATACGCTGGATCTCAGCTATATGGAAGATGAACTGACGAAAGAAGAAGCGTTAGCCATCATCGGCGATGAGCAGAAGACCATGGAAGACAGACTGCCTGTTTTGAGTAAGGGCTATCCGGGGTATGATACTTCTATCGGCTGGTTTAATTATACTGATGATAAAGTAAAAGAAAACTGTAAAAAAGCAGTAGACAATGGTTTTACTGCAATGAAACTGAAAGTGGGTTCCTCCAACCCCGAACGCGATGTACGCAGGGCACATATTGTTAGGGAAGTGGCCGGATGCAATGTGAAGGTAATGCTTGATGCTAACCAGAAATGGAACCTGCCGGAGGCATTAAAAATTTGTAACGCCCTGAAAGATATGGAGCCCTATTGGATTGAAGAGCCTACCCACCCGGATGACCTGTATGCGCATAAAACGCTGGCGGACGCCATCAGGCCTGTAAAGCTGGCCCTGGGAGAGCATGTACCTAATCGTGTGCTCTTTAAAAACTTTCTGCAGGCGAAATGTGCAGGGTTTATGCAGGTGGATGCCGTGAGGGTTGGAGGGGTAAGCGAATTTATTACAGTAAGTCTCTTGTGCAAAAAGTATGGCATACCGGTAGTGCCGCATGTCGGAGACATGGGGCAGCTACATCAGCACCTGGTATTGTTCAATCATATTAAATTAGGACATGAGGCGCTGTTTTTAGAGCACATACCCCATTTGAAACAGTATTTTGTAGAACCTGTACAAATAGAAAAAGGCGTTTATATAACACCACAGGAACCAGGTAGTTCCTGCGATTTAATAGAATAA
- a CDS encoding SDR family NAD(P)-dependent oxidoreductase: protein MLLSGNVIIVTGGASGIGQECAKAYVKEGAQVAVLDLQETVPDRMAGDEPVLYVQCDVSDEAQVAAAVEKVIARFGKIDAVHNNAGIASPSKTLHDTTVSEWRRFMDVNLFSIYFTTKYALPYLKITKGCILNTSSMVGEIGQAQHAAYAASKGAVNALTKSMALDYAPMGIRVNAVAPAGVWTPALRKWATEQPDAGSIETYLDAIHILGYCPGGDVVADACVFLISGKARFITGCIMPVSGGAELGYRK, encoded by the coding sequence ATGCTTTTATCAGGTAACGTTATTATTGTTACGGGAGGTGCCAGCGGCATTGGACAGGAGTGTGCTAAAGCTTATGTGAAGGAGGGAGCGCAAGTGGCCGTTTTAGACCTTCAGGAAACGGTGCCAGACCGTATGGCCGGAGACGAGCCGGTTTTATATGTACAGTGCGATGTTTCGGACGAAGCGCAGGTTGCTGCCGCTGTGGAAAAAGTGATAGCCCGTTTCGGGAAAATTGATGCGGTGCATAATAACGCGGGTATTGCCAGCCCTTCTAAAACCTTGCACGACACAACCGTCTCAGAATGGCGCCGGTTTATGGATGTCAACCTCTTTAGTATATACTTTACCACAAAATATGCGCTGCCGTACTTAAAGATAACCAAAGGCTGCATCCTTAATACCAGCAGTATGGTGGGTGAAATTGGCCAGGCGCAGCACGCTGCTTATGCTGCAAGCAAAGGGGCGGTGAATGCGCTTACCAAATCAATGGCGCTGGACTATGCTCCAATGGGGATCAGGGTAAATGCAGTTGCCCCGGCAGGTGTGTGGACGCCTGCCTTAAGAAAGTGGGCTACGGAGCAGCCGGATGCGGGCAGTATAGAAACCTACCTGGATGCTATTCACATATTGGGCTACTGCCCCGGAGGCGATGTGGTGGCGGACGCCTGTGTTTTTTTGATATCGGGGAAGGCAAGGTTTATAACGGGGTGTATTATGCCCGTTAGCGGGGGAGCAGAGCTGGGGTATAGAAAATAA
- a CDS encoding L-rhamnose mutarotase: MKRFCLTLDLKNDPELIKTYEHYHSRQAIWPEVIEGIKACGIYSMDIYRADTRLAMILEAQDDFELDAGFAKMSELPRQKEWAALMNRFQQKPPFAKPGEHWVPMQQIFELYGE, translated from the coding sequence ATGAAACGATTTTGCCTCACGCTGGATTTAAAAAATGACCCTGAACTCATTAAAACGTATGAGCACTATCATTCCAGGCAGGCCATCTGGCCGGAGGTCATTGAAGGTATAAAGGCCTGCGGCATATATTCCATGGATATCTATCGTGCTGATACAAGGCTGGCAATGATTTTAGAGGCACAGGATGACTTTGAATTGGACGCGGGATTCGCAAAAATGTCGGAATTGCCCAGGCAAAAAGAATGGGCCGCTCTAATGAACCGGTTCCAGCAAAAGCCGCCTTTTGCAAAACCGGGCGAACATTGGGTGCCTATGCAACAAATTTTTGAACTGTATGGCGAATAA
- a CDS encoding GIY-YIG nuclease family protein — protein MPYTFYILYSSTLDKFYTGFTSGLLGQRLQKHLTNHSGFTARAKDWKCVFSEIYESKEEAQKREKEIKRWKSSKRIAALIAAG, from the coding sequence ATGCCTTACACCTTTTATATCCTTTATTCCTCTACACTCGATAAATTCTATACCGGTTTCACTTCAGGGCTTTTAGGGCAGCGCCTGCAAAAGCATTTGACCAACCATTCGGGATTTACTGCCAGAGCAAAGGACTGGAAATGTGTTTTCTCGGAAATCTATGAATCTAAAGAAGAAGCCCAGAAAAGAGAAAAAGAAATTAAACGATGGAAAAGCTCTAAACGCATTGCAGCATTGATAGCCGCTGGATAG
- a CDS encoding AraC family transcriptional regulator yields MKPILLKITSGPAISFSARSDSKSYKNNSWHYHPEFELIHVIKGSGTLFAGDGVHYFKPGDLVFIGSYLPHYWKFDTQYTTESPEKSYTELTQFKGDFWGKDFLSIPENKYIAALLEKSRKGLVFRGNKTIEAKGILTTLIAATDTRRVILLLELLISIASCKRSLHISSAYHHDNIFTQSERITKVYNYTLQHFKSNIYIKDVAAIANLTTNSFCRYFKSCTRKSYSQVIAELRIGYACKLLSEGEKSIKQICYESGFNNITHFNRLFKKLKDVQPNEYRKMINT; encoded by the coding sequence ATGAAACCGATCCTTCTTAAAATCACATCCGGACCAGCTATCTCTTTCAGCGCCCGCTCTGATAGCAAGTCGTACAAAAACAATAGCTGGCATTACCATCCTGAATTTGAACTGATACACGTCATAAAAGGATCGGGCACTCTGTTTGCAGGCGATGGTGTCCACTATTTCAAACCGGGTGATCTCGTTTTTATCGGAAGCTACCTGCCGCATTATTGGAAATTTGATACGCAATACACCACGGAATCGCCAGAAAAATCTTATACCGAGCTAACACAATTCAAAGGGGACTTCTGGGGAAAAGACTTTTTATCCATACCGGAGAACAAATATATTGCCGCCTTATTGGAAAAAAGCAGAAAGGGTCTTGTGTTCAGAGGCAATAAAACTATTGAAGCCAAAGGCATTCTTACAACACTTATTGCAGCAACCGATACCCGGCGTGTTATTTTGCTATTAGAACTTTTGATAAGCATAGCCTCCTGCAAAAGAAGCCTTCATATCTCTTCGGCCTATCACCACGATAATATCTTTACCCAATCAGAACGCATTACTAAAGTTTACAACTACACGTTGCAACATTTCAAATCAAATATTTATATAAAGGATGTTGCGGCTATTGCCAACCTAACCACTAATTCTTTTTGCAGGTATTTTAAATCCTGCACCCGGAAGAGCTACAGCCAGGTTATTGCGGAGCTAAGAATAGGATATGCCTGCAAGCTTTTGTCGGAAGGTGAAAAAAGCATTAAACAAATATGTTATGAAAGCGGGTTCAACAATATCACCCATTTCAATCGACTATTTAAAAAACTAAAAGATGTACAACCGAATGAATACCGCAAAATGATTAATACTTAG